A single genomic interval of Helianthus annuus cultivar XRQ/B chromosome 6, HanXRQr2.0-SUNRISE, whole genome shotgun sequence harbors:
- the LOC110865580 gene encoding histone-lysine N-methyltransferase family member SUVH9 encodes MTSFIDLNLYPDSPVSETADVTTALTLTVPKLEPKEEPFDELPQSHNNLHTNPNLNYTNPNLNFTLNTQADVSHEHVNETDVYSEFNRISKMFQTAFSGKAEKFDDNRFTDPDSRAIVPVPEENLHTAVADSSRRKNQQRSGELVRVTNLGFEDERYFRHVVRKTRMMYDSLRVLVNMEDEKRKNSHVFGRSRSARGDLRAATVMKERGLWLNRDKRIVGAIPGVYVGDIFFFRMEICVVGMHGLPQAGIDYLTSSQSSNGDPIATSIIVSGGYEDDQDAGDVIIYTGHGGQDKYSRQANHQRLEGGNLAMERSMHYGIEVRVVRGFRYEGSPSGKVYVYDGLYKVVDSWLETGKSGFGVIKFKLIRMDNQPEMGSAILKYAESFRKGSLQSMPRGYASMDISMKKENMPVFLFNDIDDNHEPTFYEYLATSVFPPFVYHHGGNGNNGGCNCFGGCTDGCFCAKRNGGDFAYDQSGLLVRGKPLIFECGPHCRCPPHCRNRVSQNGVKNRFEVFRSKETGWGVRSLDLIQAGSFICEYTGVILTREQAQLFSMNGDSLIYPNRFGERWAEWGDLSQIFSDYERPSYPSVPPLDFAMDVSRMRNVACYMSHSVCPNVLVQLVLYDHSNIAFPHLMLFAMENIPPMRELSLDYGEADEWTGKLSICN; translated from the coding sequence ATGACGTCATTCATCGACCTAAATCTCTACCCCGATTCTCCGGTATCGGAAACCGCTGACGTCACCACGGCCTTAACCCTAACCGTCCCTAAACTCGAGCCTAAAGAAGAACCGTTCGACGAACTACCACAATCTCACAATAATCTTCACACAAACCCTAACCTAAATTACACAAATCCTAACCTGAATTTCACTCTCAACACGCAAGCAGATGTATCACACGAACACGTTAACGAAACCGATGTGTATTCCGAATTCAACCGGATTTCTAAGATGTTTCAGACGGCTTTTTCCGGTAAAGCGGAGAAATTTGACGACAATCGGTTCACCGATCCGGATTCACGAGCGATTGTGCCGGTTCCTGAAGAGAATCTGCATACAGCCGTTGCGGATTCCTCTCGCCGGAAGAATCAGCAGCGGTCAGGTGAATTGGTTAGGGTTACGAACCTAGGTTTTGAGGATGAGAGGTATTTTAGGCATGTGGTTAGGAAGACCAGGATGATGTATGACTCTCTTAGGGTTCTGGTGAATATGGAGGATGAGAAGCGGAAGAATAGTCATGTGTTTGGGCGGAGTCGGAGTGCGCGAGGCGACTTGAGAGCTGCTACAGTGATGAAGGAGCGTGGCCTTTGGTTGAACCGCGATAAACGGATCGTTGGAGCGATTCCTGGTGTTTATGTAGGTGATATTTTCTTTTTTAGAATGGAGATCTGTGTTGTTGGAATGCATGGCTTGCCTCAGGCAGGGATTGATTATTTGACGTCGAGTCAGAGCTCGAATGGTGATCCCATTGCCACCAGTATAATTGTTTCAGGTGGGTATGAAGATGATCAAGATGCCGGTGATGTCATTATCTACACAGGCCATGGCGGGCAAGACAAGTACTCGAGGCAAGCCAATCATCAACGATTAGAAGGTGGAAATCTTGCAATGGAACGAAGTATGCATTATGGTATCGAGGTACGCGTTGTTCGCGGCTTTAGGTACGAAGGTAGCCCAAGTGGTAAAGTGTATGTTTATGATGGACTATATAAAGTTGTCGATTCATGGCTTGAAACCGGGAAATCTGGATTCGGTGTTATCAAGTTTAAACTTATTAGAATGGACAATCAACCTGAAATGGGTAGTGCGATTCTCAAGTATGCTGAGAGTTTTAGAAAAGGATCATTGCAGAGTATGCCTAGAGGATATGCATCTATGGATATATCAATGAAGAAAGAAAACATGCCTGTGTTTCTTTTTAATGACATTGATGATAATCACGAACCGACATTCTACGAGTATTTGGCAACATCTGTTTTTCCCCCATTTGTTTATCACCATGGGGGAAACGGAAACAATGGTGGATGCAATTGTTTTGGTGGATGTACAGACGGTTGTTTCTGTGCTAAAAGAAATGGCGGTGACTTTGCTTATGATCAAAGCGGTCTGCTTGTTAGAGGGAAACCGTTAATCTTTGAATGCGGACCCCATTGTAGATGCCCTCCTCATTGTCGTAATCGGGTCAGTCAAAACGGTGTTAAGAACAGATTTGAAGTGTTCCGATCAAAGGAAACAGGATGGGGAGTTAGATCGTTAGACTTGATACAAGCGGGATCCTTCATTTGTGAATACACAGGCGTTATTCTCACTAGAGAACAAGCACAACTTTTTAGCATGAACGGTGATAGTTTGATCTATCCAAATCGATTTGGTGAGAGATGGGCAGAATGGGGAGATTTGTCTCAAATATTTTCAGACTATGAACGTCCATCGTATCCGTCTGTACCGCCACTTGATTTTGCGATGGATGTTTCTAGAATGAGGAATGTTGCTTGTTACATGAGTCACAGCGTTTGTCCTAATGTTTTAGTTCAGCTGGTGTTGTATGATCATTCCAATATCGCGTTCCCTCACCTTATGCTGTTTGCTATGGAGAATATTCCTCCTATGAGGGAACTTAGTCTTGATTATGGAGAGGCTGATGAATGGACGGGGAAATTGTCCATTTGTAACTAA
- the LOC110944825 gene encoding uncharacterized protein LOC110944825, whose product MSGGASDNVLSLTTDELKEKIAEEVGRAIEVSLPRFIERMQNTLLSIMEEKIGELREDLTNDRGKAKEKKGCSYNKFMACKPPIFNGEVDPISCQRWISDIEGVFERTHCDESDFVAYGTGQLRGQAKDWWDNLRNERGVEAIRAMTWEDFKTPFLKHHSPKAVINKIKEEFMQLRQKGETVDKITGMFMDKLKFCDDLVKTEEQKIYYYHTMLRAEYREFMTPSHYESDIINAAREREIELKRQVERGERRALDENPSPAKKPKVAESSKKGSAKGGSPSCKTCGRTHKDRAWGCKLPR is encoded by the exons ATGTCGGGAGGTGCTAGTGACAATGTCCTATCCCTCACTACCGACGAGTTGAAAGAGAAGATTGCCGAGGAAGTCGGAAGGGCAATCGAAGTTAGCCTACCAAGATTTATAGAAAGGATGCAAAACACCCTACTTTCGATTATGGAGGAAAAGATTGGTGAATTAAGAGAAGACCTTACCAATGATAGAGgcaaggctaaagaaaagaaaggttGTTCTTACAACAAGTTTATGGCGTGTAAACCCCCGATCTTCAATGGAGAGGTGGATCCAATTTCTTGTCAAAGGTGGATAAGCGATATCGAGGGTGTTTTCGAACGAACGCATTGTGATGAAAGTGATTTCGTGGCTTATGGAACTGGCCAACTTAGAGgccaagccaaggattggtgggataaccTCAGAAACGAAAGGGGTGTTGAAGCAATAAGGGCAATGACTTGGGAAGATTTCAAAACACCATTCCTCAAACATCATAGCCCCAAGGCGGTAATAAATAAGATAAAGGAGGAATTCATGCAATTGAGGCAAAAGGGTGAAACCGTTGATAAAATTACGGGGATGTTCATGGATAAGCTCAAGTTTTGTGATGACTTGGTCAAAACTGAAGAACAGAAAATCTATTACTATCACACCATGCTTAGGgctgaatatagggagttcatgactccctcaCATTATGAAAGCGATATAATCAATGCGGCGCGGGAACGCGAGATTGAACTAAAAAGGCAAGTAGAAAGAGGTGAGAGAAGGGCCTTGGATGAAAACCCGAGTCCTGCAAAGAAGCCAAAGGTAGCTGAATCTTCGAAGAAAGGAAGTGCAAAAGGAGGTTCTCCGAGTTGCAAAACATGTGGACGCACTCATAAAG ATAGGGCATGGGGTTGCAAATTGCCCAGATAA